One Candidatus Neomarinimicrobiota bacterium DNA window includes the following coding sequences:
- a CDS encoding methionyl-tRNA formyltransferase, translating to MGTPDFAVPSLIKLTENGYKPSAVITGLDKKMGRGQKIIPTPVKMAAVDLKIPVLEPKNLKDPAFHQQIEKFDIDLSCVVAFRILPQVLIDIPQMGSINLHSSLLPKYRGAAPIQRAIMAGEKETGATTFFIRRKVDTGNILFRDKLKIGELEDFGSLHDRLAELGAELLLKTVRAVESGSHIEDVQDDSQATDAPKISRDDLRIDWNRSAVELHNQVRALSPYPGVTTNFNGKVLKIFKTVPVAKIIKDRGPGQVIEVGKDSFSVSTGDGGLKVLEVQREGKKRMTSADFLRGTNISAGDSLA from the coding sequence ATGGGTACCCCGGATTTTGCGGTCCCAAGTCTAATAAAATTAACAGAAAATGGATACAAACCGTCGGCAGTAATAACCGGGCTGGACAAAAAAATGGGAAGAGGACAAAAAATTATTCCCACTCCGGTAAAAATGGCAGCGGTTGATTTAAAAATTCCTGTTCTTGAGCCAAAAAATCTAAAAGACCCGGCGTTCCACCAACAAATAGAAAAGTTTGATATAGATCTTTCTTGTGTAGTGGCATTTAGAATTCTGCCACAAGTACTTATAGATATTCCCCAAATGGGTTCTATAAATCTTCACTCTTCGCTATTGCCGAAATATAGAGGAGCGGCACCGATTCAAAGAGCAATTATGGCAGGTGAGAAAGAAACAGGAGCTACGACCTTTTTCATTCGAAGAAAAGTTGATACGGGAAATATCCTTTTCAGGGACAAATTAAAAATAGGAGAACTTGAAGATTTCGGTTCGCTTCATGACAGGCTTGCGGAGTTAGGGGCCGAGCTGCTGCTGAAAACGGTAAGGGCTGTCGAATCAGGCAGCCATATTGAAGATGTTCAGGACGATTCTCAGGCTACGGATGCGCCCAAGATAAGTAGAGATGATTTACGGATTGATTGGAATCGTTCCGCTGTTGAATTACACAATCAAGTGAGAGCTCTTTCACCCTATCCGGGCGTTACGACAAATTTTAATGGTAAAGTTCTGAAAATATTTAAAACTGTTCCTGTGGCGAAAATCATTAAAGACAGAGGTCCCGGACAGGTAATTGAAGTTGGGAAAGATTCCTTTTCTGTTTCTACGGGTGACGGAGGCTTAAAGGTGCTGGAAGTACAAAGAGAAGGGAAGAAAAGGATGACATCGGCCGATTTTCTAAGAGGAACGAATATTTCTGCTGGGGATAGTTTGGCATAA
- the def gene encoding peptide deformylase: MSALKLRYYGDPILRRETHNIVDFDSDLERFIQDMIETMHEYGGVGLAAPQVGDVRSLIVIDVSEEEDEEPSEPIVMINPDIQELYGGCVLEEGCLSIPEVKVEVERPEEIKVKFQNKKGEKKVLQCNGILARIVQHEVDHLRGRLMIDYISSVKRDLLKTKLQKISRGEIPVGV, encoded by the coding sequence ATGTCTGCATTAAAGCTTCGATATTACGGCGATCCTATTCTGAGGCGCGAGACACATAATATTGTGGATTTCGATTCCGATTTAGAACGATTTATTCAGGATATGATTGAAACAATGCATGAGTACGGCGGTGTAGGATTAGCTGCTCCTCAAGTTGGAGATGTTAGAAGTCTGATTGTAATAGATGTGAGCGAAGAAGAAGATGAAGAGCCATCGGAACCTATCGTTATGATAAATCCCGATATACAAGAATTATACGGCGGCTGTGTTTTAGAGGAAGGTTGTTTGAGCATTCCCGAAGTGAAGGTTGAAGTTGAAAGACCCGAGGAGATAAAAGTAAAATTCCAGAATAAAAAAGGTGAAAAAAAAGTACTGCAATGCAACGGAATTCTCGCGCGTATCGTTCAGCACGAAGTAGATCATCTGCGGGGAAGGTTAATGATAGATTATATCAGCTCGGTGAAGCGGGATTTGCTAAAAACAAAGCTTCAAAAAATATCGCGTGGTGAAATTCCCGTAGGAGTTTAA
- a CDS encoding PASTA domain-containing protein has protein sequence MKKYWNLIQYALYVGLILGVTGFLMDFIIMPLYVREGQVVTLPDTQGMLIEEAISLLKDKGFNPVEKAPKLTTTFEAGRVYEQNPAPLSRVKKGRRVYLTPSLEERYIAVPDIIGLSKRNASLSMERAGFRIDSIFYDYSNRIPDGAIIAQSLPPDIEAKRGTPIWVTVSLGNQPDNFKVPKLLGNSLASAKELVAKSGLIEGEITYRIDEDLIPFTVLWQSLKAGTMLKKRVRINLIVSITDVSLIPELPEFEEEF, from the coding sequence TTGAAAAAATATTGGAATCTAATTCAATACGCGCTTTATGTGGGATTAATATTAGGCGTTACAGGATTTTTGATGGATTTTATTATTATGCCGTTATATGTGAGAGAGGGTCAGGTAGTTACACTGCCCGATACGCAAGGAATGCTGATTGAAGAAGCAATTTCATTACTTAAAGACAAGGGATTTAACCCTGTTGAAAAAGCTCCGAAACTTACGACCACGTTCGAAGCAGGTCGCGTTTACGAACAGAATCCGGCTCCATTATCCAGGGTAAAAAAAGGAAGACGTGTCTATCTTACTCCAAGTCTTGAAGAGAGGTACATAGCAGTGCCTGATATTATTGGGTTATCAAAACGAAACGCATCTCTATCTATGGAGCGAGCAGGGTTTAGAATAGATTCGATTTTTTATGATTATTCCAACCGAATTCCCGATGGAGCAATTATCGCTCAATCATTACCCCCGGATATTGAAGCAAAGAGAGGAACTCCTATCTGGGTAACGGTTTCGCTTGGTAATCAACCCGATAATTTTAAAGTTCCTAAGCTGCTTGGTAATAGTTTAGCATCTGCAAAAGAATTGGTCGCAAAATCAGGACTTATCGAAGGTGAAATTACTTATCGGATTGATGAAGATTTAATTCCATTTACAGTGCTATGGCAATCTTTGAAAGCAGGAACAATGCTAAAAAAAAGAGTACGTATTAATTTAATAGTGAGCATTACTGATGTAAGTCTGATTCCTGAGCTGCCTGAATTTGAGGAAGAATTTTGA
- the rsmB gene encoding 16S rRNA (cytosine(967)-C(5))-methyltransferase RsmB, whose product MELLLEKFIQKNESLAEKNNVRKIAIDLFLNSRKSGEYIDRLLNKSLKNSKLLLRDRNFLTELVKGTTRMGGLLEYYIQELIKGNIKNLKIPLRYIMTTGLYQILYMDSVPTYAAINESVELAKIYGNGKDSGLVNAVLRNFLRRRTELENRIDSLPDDERISVKYSHPLWIIKRWLKRFGVSDTEKSAEMNNIPPKVTIRKNNLLKKHPHLQKIDEMDEDSIVRSEILKNYYTFQRGLDTNSWDAIKEGEATIQDVSAGIPVVLLNPQPGETIIDLCSAPGGKTSAIAELMNDEGKILAVDANKERLSLVEDQVKRLKLNCVELIHGDGRELSLPEADRILIDAPCSGTGVLAKRSDLRWRKKKSDIKTLSSLQLELLKNASKSLKVGGVLVYSTCTIEPEENWEVIEEFLISEKTFEVENAKKYITDRLVDSKGAVATYPFKHYIDGSFCVRMRKY is encoded by the coding sequence ATGGAATTGTTGTTGGAGAAATTTATTCAAAAAAACGAATCGCTTGCTGAGAAAAACAACGTAAGAAAAATCGCAATCGATTTATTTCTTAACTCAAGAAAGAGCGGAGAATACATAGACAGGCTTCTGAATAAGTCACTTAAGAATTCAAAATTACTACTAAGAGATAGAAATTTTCTCACCGAATTGGTAAAAGGGACTACTCGAATGGGGGGATTATTAGAGTATTATATTCAGGAGCTCATAAAAGGAAATATTAAAAATCTGAAAATCCCGTTAAGATACATAATGACTACAGGGTTATATCAAATTTTATATATGGACTCTGTTCCCACATATGCAGCTATAAATGAGTCTGTCGAATTGGCAAAAATTTATGGAAACGGAAAAGATTCAGGGCTTGTGAACGCAGTTTTGAGAAACTTTCTAAGACGAAGGACAGAATTAGAAAATAGAATTGATTCATTACCTGATGATGAACGCATATCGGTAAAGTATTCTCATCCACTCTGGATAATTAAAAGATGGTTAAAGCGGTTTGGGGTCAGCGATACGGAAAAATCAGCTGAAATGAACAATATTCCTCCTAAAGTAACTATAAGGAAAAACAACCTTTTAAAGAAACATCCTCATTTGCAAAAAATAGATGAGATGGATGAGGATAGTATTGTCAGATCAGAGATTCTCAAGAATTACTATACGTTTCAAAGGGGATTGGACACGAATTCATGGGATGCCATCAAAGAAGGAGAGGCTACAATTCAAGACGTCAGCGCCGGAATTCCGGTTGTACTTTTAAATCCGCAGCCGGGAGAAACAATAATAGACCTTTGTTCCGCGCCGGGCGGCAAAACAAGCGCCATCGCTGAATTAATGAATGATGAGGGGAAAATATTAGCTGTTGATGCAAACAAAGAGCGTCTTTCTTTAGTTGAAGATCAAGTGAAGAGACTTAAATTGAATTGTGTCGAACTAATACATGGTGACGGAAGAGAACTTTCTTTGCCTGAGGCGGACAGAATACTAATTGATGCGCCATGCTCCGGAACGGGAGTATTAGCAAAGAGGTCTGATCTTAGATGGCGAAAGAAGAAAAGCGATATTAAGACGTTGTCTTCGCTTCAGCTCGAGTTACTTAAAAATGCGTCCAAATCGCTGAAAGTTGGAGGAGTATTGGTTTACAGCACCTGTACGATTGAGCCGGAGGAAAATTGGGAAGTGATTGAAGAGTTTTTAATTAGTGAAAAGACGTTCGAAGTTGAAAACGCAAAAAAATATATCACAGACAGGTTGGTTGACAGCAAGGGGGCAGTTGCAACATACCCGTTTAAACATTATATTGACGGTTCGTTTTGTGTCCGTATGAGAAAATATTAA
- the rpe gene encoding ribulose-phosphate 3-epimerase, which translates to MKEIVPSLLSADFSILAEQVALMEEAGAKRLHFDVMDGHFVKNLTFGAPLIASLRNKSKLHFEAHLMVSNPEERIDEFLEVGTDTLIIHAEATNHLHGLIGKIKSAGVKAGVCINPATPLSALDEILDDADFLLIMTVNPGFGGQKMIKSSLAKVKKIKEKYSSDKLLVEIDGGISLETVAEAAGVGTDLLVSGSAIFKSDNPLEMFHNLTEAANAGAM; encoded by the coding sequence TTGAAGGAAATAGTCCCGTCACTTTTATCGGCAGATTTTTCTATCCTCGCCGAACAGGTTGCCCTGATGGAAGAAGCCGGCGCTAAAAGATTGCATTTTGACGTAATGGATGGACATTTTGTAAAAAATTTAACCTTTGGAGCCCCGCTGATCGCGTCTTTAAGAAATAAAAGCAAATTACATTTTGAAGCGCATTTAATGGTATCTAACCCTGAAGAGCGGATAGACGAATTTTTAGAAGTGGGGACTGATACTCTTATCATTCACGCGGAGGCTACGAACCATCTGCATGGATTGATTGGGAAAATAAAATCCGCCGGAGTTAAAGCAGGTGTTTGTATTAACCCCGCCACTCCATTATCTGCATTGGATGAAATACTTGATGACGCTGATTTCCTTCTTATAATGACTGTAAACCCCGGCTTCGGCGGACAGAAAATGATAAAATCATCTTTAGCAAAGGTAAAAAAAATTAAAGAAAAATATAGTTCGGATAAGTTATTAGTGGAAATAGATGGTGGAATCAGCCTTGAAACGGTAGCTGAAGCTGCAGGTGTAGGAACAGATTTACTTGTGAGCGGATCAGCAATATTCAAATCTGATAATCCCCTGGAGATGTTCCATAACCTTACAGAAGCAGCTAATGCGGGAGCGATGTAA
- the yajC gene encoding preprotein translocase subunit YajC encodes MLNFILLMSQPADGGEGSGFLGLLPFLLIFLIFYMLLIRPQIKQQKKKQSMIKALKKGDNVITVGGLHGTIEGVKEKEDIIILKIAENTKVKVSRSSVAIAKESAS; translated from the coding sequence ATGCTGAATTTTATATTATTGATGAGTCAACCGGCTGATGGCGGTGAAGGATCAGGGTTTTTGGGGCTGCTTCCGTTTTTATTAATATTTTTAATTTTTTATATGTTACTGATTCGTCCTCAGATCAAACAACAGAAAAAAAAGCAATCTATGATTAAGGCGCTTAAAAAAGGCGATAACGTCATTACTGTTGGAGGATTGCATGGCACGATAGAGGGCGTAAAGGAGAAAGAAGATATTATCATTTTGAAGATTGCGGAAAATACTAAAGTAAAGGTTTCCCGAAGCTCTGTCGCTATTGCGAAGGAGTCTGCAAGCTAA